A single window of Thalassomonas viridans DNA harbors:
- a CDS encoding ureidoglycolate lyase, giving the protein MTEKIVPKVLTREAFAPFGDVIEVDDSREHFTINDGFTERYHDLAEVDVGKNNGRTLINIFRSTPLQQPIAIKMMERHPLSSQAFIPMGTEPYLVVVAPKGELDVSAIEVFLAQSNQGVNYHAGTWHHYCLALHQQSDFLVVDRGGEGDNCDVVELDGSKIIETVI; this is encoded by the coding sequence ATGACAGAAAAAATCGTGCCTAAGGTATTAACCCGCGAAGCCTTTGCTCCGTTTGGTGATGTGATTGAGGTGGATGACAGCAGGGAGCATTTCACCATCAATGACGGTTTTACCGAGCGTTATCATGATTTGGCTGAGGTGGATGTCGGCAAAAATAACGGCAGGACCCTGATCAATATTTTTCGCTCTACCCCTTTGCAGCAACCCATCGCCATTAAAATGATGGAGCGCCATCCCCTGTCGAGCCAAGCATTTATCCCTATGGGCACTGAACCTTATTTGGTGGTGGTGGCGCCTAAAGGGGAGTTGGATGTAAGCGCCATAGAGGTGTTTCTCGCCCAAAGCAACCAGGGGGTGAATTACCATGCCGGTACCTGGCATCACTATTGTCTGGCGCTGCACCAACAAAGCGATTTTTTGGTGGTCGATCGGGGCGGTGAAGGGGACAACTGCGATGTGGTTGAGCTCGACGGCAGTAAGATTATCGAAACCGTTATTTGA
- the xdhA gene encoding xanthine dehydrogenase small subunit: MTDNTIRFLLNDELIRLENIDPNLTVLQYLREIRFQSGTKEGCASGDCGACTVVLAELAGEAFNELNYKSANACILFVGSLHGKQLITVEHLKEGEELHPVQQAIVDFHGSQCGFCTPGFVMSSFALHKAVSSPDRAQVVEALAGNLCRCTGYRSIIDAAMASSADSPPDSFARRYHQTVAELKKIHLQTQAELSAGGRDFYAPTGVDQLANYLVANPTATLLGGGTDLALSVTQQLNTVDKLVYLGNVKELNSLRETEDSIIVGSAVPYSLFTPVLHHHYPELGAMIERIGSTQIRNNGTLGGNIGNASPIGDMPPALIALGATMTLRRGDSTREMPVEDYFKGYKMTDLAESEFIQDITIPKVKAGQECKVYKISKRLDDDISAVLAAISIEVEDDSVKSVSIAYGGMAAIPKRAVACEAALKGQPWTQSTIDAAKQALAQDFQPMSDVRASDKYRMTVAQNILQKCFLELQNRHVETRVVNYA; the protein is encoded by the coding sequence ATGACAGACAACACAATCCGCTTTCTCCTGAATGATGAACTTATCAGGCTGGAAAATATCGATCCCAATTTAACCGTACTGCAATACCTGAGAGAGATACGTTTCCAGTCAGGTACCAAAGAAGGCTGCGCTTCCGGCGATTGCGGCGCCTGTACCGTTGTCCTCGCCGAACTGGCTGGGGAAGCATTTAACGAACTCAATTATAAGTCCGCCAATGCCTGTATTTTATTTGTCGGCAGCCTGCACGGCAAACAGCTGATCACGGTGGAACATTTAAAAGAAGGGGAAGAGCTGCACCCGGTACAGCAGGCGATTGTGGACTTCCACGGCTCGCAATGCGGTTTTTGTACCCCGGGTTTTGTGATGTCTTCTTTTGCCCTGCATAAAGCGGTGAGCAGCCCGGACCGGGCGCAAGTGGTGGAAGCCCTGGCGGGGAATTTATGCCGCTGCACCGGTTACCGCTCCATTATCGATGCGGCCATGGCCTCCAGTGCCGACAGCCCGCCGGACAGCTTTGCCCGCCGTTACCACCAAACCGTAGCCGAACTGAAAAAAATTCACCTGCAAACCCAGGCTGAGCTGAGTGCCGGTGGCCGTGATTTCTATGCGCCCACAGGTGTTGACCAGCTTGCCAACTACCTGGTTGCAAATCCAACGGCCACTTTGCTTGGCGGTGGTACCGATCTGGCCTTAAGCGTCACCCAGCAGCTTAATACTGTCGATAAGCTGGTCTACCTGGGCAATGTCAAAGAGCTGAATAGCCTCAGGGAAACCGAGGACAGCATTATCGTCGGCTCTGCCGTGCCCTACAGTTTGTTTACGCCGGTATTGCATCACCACTATCCCGAGCTGGGGGCAATGATAGAGCGTATCGGCTCTACCCAGATCCGCAACAACGGCACCTTGGGGGGCAATATCGGCAATGCTTCTCCTATCGGCGACATGCCGCCGGCGCTGATCGCCTTAGGAGCAACCATGACCTTAAGGCGTGGCGACAGCACCCGGGAAATGCCGGTAGAGGATTATTTTAAAGGTTATAAAATGACCGACCTGGCAGAGTCGGAATTTATCCAGGATATCACCATTCCCAAGGTCAAAGCCGGCCAGGAATGTAAGGTCTATAAGATTTCCAAACGCCTCGATGATGATATCTCCGCGGTGTTGGCGGCGATATCCATCGAAGTCGAAGATGATAGCGTGAAAAGCGTGTCCATCGCCTATGGCGGTATGGCGGCGATTCCGAAAAGGGCGGTTGCCTGTGAGGCTGCACTGAAAGGGCAGCCGTGGACGCAAAGTACCATAGATGCGGCGAAACAGGCCCTGGCTCAGGATTTCCAGCCGATGTCCGATGTCCGGGCATCCGATAAATACCGTATGACAGTAGCGCAGAATATTTTACAGAAATGTTTTCTTGAGCTGCAAAACCGCCATGTTGAAACAAGAGTAGTGAATTATGCGTAG
- the alc gene encoding allantoicase, which yields MTKNEELTQHYNSHYVDLASERIGGETLACSDDFFAEMENLLKPGRGIFIDDKYTERGKWMDGWESRRSYGRDNGREYDWCVIRLGIPGVIYGLDVDTNFFRGNAPQTVSVEACVSEDQPDESTEWQTILSQSPVDAHSQNFFEISPDKTKATAWTHVRLNIFPDGGVARFRVYGEARVNWNDFVDGELIDLAAIKNGGKALLVSDMFFSDKNNLIMPGRGKDMGDGWETKRRRDPGPDWSIIKLAAKGNVQKVIIDTHHFKGNYPDHFTLEGTVSDSDDFTGGENVDWQPIIPKTKLYAHREHLFLKEIVADKAQAFTHVRLNIFPDGGVSRMRVFGHRVLDK from the coding sequence ATGACGAAAAATGAAGAGTTAACCCAGCATTACAATAGCCATTATGTCGATCTGGCCAGCGAGCGTATCGGCGGTGAAACCTTGGCCTGCAGCGATGATTTTTTTGCGGAAATGGAAAACCTGCTAAAGCCCGGGCGCGGTATTTTTATTGACGATAAATACACAGAGCGCGGCAAATGGATGGACGGCTGGGAGTCACGCCGCAGCTATGGCCGCGATAACGGCCGGGAGTACGACTGGTGCGTGATCCGTCTCGGTATTCCGGGTGTGATCTACGGCCTGGATGTCGATACCAACTTCTTCAGGGGCAATGCCCCGCAAACCGTTTCAGTAGAAGCCTGTGTCAGCGAAGATCAGCCGGATGAGAGCACCGAGTGGCAGACGATTTTGTCCCAGAGCCCGGTGGACGCCCATAGCCAGAATTTTTTCGAAATCAGCCCGGATAAAACCAAGGCTACTGCCTGGACCCATGTAAGGTTAAATATTTTCCCGGATGGCGGCGTGGCTCGTTTCAGGGTTTACGGTGAGGCCCGGGTGAACTGGAATGATTTTGTCGATGGCGAGTTAATCGATCTGGCGGCCATCAAAAACGGCGGCAAGGCGCTTTTAGTCAGCGATATGTTTTTCAGTGATAAAAATAACCTGATCATGCCGGGGCGGGGTAAAGACATGGGGGATGGCTGGGAAACCAAACGCCGCCGAGATCCCGGTCCCGACTGGTCGATAATCAAGCTGGCGGCCAAAGGCAATGTGCAAAAAGTCATTATCGACACCCATCATTTTAAAGGTAATTACCCGGATCATTTTACTCTGGAAGGCACAGTGTCCGACAGCGATGATTTTACCGGTGGAGAAAACGTTGACTGGCAGCCGATTATCCCGAAAACCAAATTATATGCCCACCGCGAGCACCTGTTTCTAAAAGAGATAGTCGCGGATAAGGCACAGGCATTTACCCATGTGCGTTTAAATATTTTCCCTGACGGCGGCGTCAGCCGGATGCGGGTCTTCGGCCACCGTGTCCTGGATAAATAA
- the uraH gene encoding hydroxyisourate hydrolase — MSQITTHVLDTTRGKPGAEIPITLYQQTADGWQQLASGLTNDDGRISGLLAADRILDAGIYRMHFDTKAYFDRMEEKGFYPYVDIVFELGAGGDHYHIPLLLTAYGYSTYRGS, encoded by the coding sequence ATGAGCCAGATCACTACCCATGTATTAGACACCACCCGCGGCAAACCGGGGGCTGAAATCCCCATTACCTTGTACCAGCAAACGGCTGACGGCTGGCAGCAGCTTGCCAGCGGGCTAACCAATGATGACGGCCGTATTTCCGGGTTATTGGCCGCAGACCGCATCCTTGATGCCGGTATTTACCGTATGCATTTTGACACTAAAGCCTATTTTGACCGTATGGAAGAAAAGGGTTTTTACCCTTATGTGGATATCGTTTTTGAACTGGGCGCCGGTGGCGACCACTACCATATTCCTTTACTGCTGACGGCATATGGTTATTCCACCTACCGCGGCAGTTAA
- the uraD gene encoding 2-oxo-4-hydroxy-4-carboxy-5-ureidoimidazoline decarboxylase gives MTLTELNQLAENDASHAFMQCCTSSAWVRAMVQSRPFAGETALYQAADQHWQGLSESDYLEAFEGHPKIGDVNSLRAKYANTKALASGEQSAVNSASEQVLNDLARGNSDYEAKFGFIFIVCATGKSAEEMLALLQARLPNERAQELVNAAEEQRKIFHIRLDKCLGKS, from the coding sequence GTGACTTTAACAGAATTAAACCAACTGGCAGAAAATGATGCCAGCCATGCCTTTATGCAGTGTTGTACTTCATCTGCCTGGGTCAGGGCCATGGTACAGAGCCGTCCCTTTGCCGGTGAAACGGCGTTATACCAGGCGGCGGATCAGCATTGGCAAGGTTTAAGTGAAAGCGATTACCTTGAAGCTTTCGAAGGCCACCCGAAAATCGGCGATGTTAACAGCCTTAGGGCGAAATATGCCAATACCAAGGCTTTAGCCAGCGGCGAACAAAGCGCGGTGAATTCGGCCTCCGAGCAGGTGCTTAACGACCTGGCCCGGGGCAACAGCGATTATGAAGCTAAGTTTGGTTTTATTTTTATCGTTTGCGCCACAGGCAAAAGCGCAGAAGAGATGCTGGCCTTGCTGCAGGCGCGTTTGCCCAACGAACGGGCACAGGAATTAGTTAATGCCGCAGAAGAGCAGCGCAAAATCTTTCACATTCGTTTGGATAAATGTTTAGGGAAATCATAA
- the xdhC gene encoding xanthine dehydrogenase accessory protein XdhC, with protein sequence MNTNWVNALHQLNQQGEAYVLVTLVGVSGSTPRNSGTKMVITADNIYDTIGGGHLEHKTIAHAHKMLASGEESQQLEHFLLGSQLGQCCGGSASVLFEYFAASTVNIMLFGAGHVGKALVKILSGLPCKVHWVDSREQEFPPAAEMQTYHNVKQVVSEFPCDEISAMPANSYYIVMTHNHQLDFDLCQSVLARQDFRYLGLIASDTKWCRFKQRFKHRDIDEGQVARMNCPIGLSAVPGKTPMEVAVSIAAEVIGLYHQSKHDGGHENSGGAGDRKMPAAKKNSSQQGVHWKELKQLLLADDKGSS encoded by the coding sequence ATGAATACCAACTGGGTGAATGCCCTGCATCAGTTAAACCAGCAAGGCGAGGCTTATGTGCTGGTCACCCTGGTTGGCGTGTCCGGTTCGACCCCGCGCAACAGCGGCACGAAAATGGTGATCACCGCCGACAATATCTATGACACTATCGGCGGCGGCCATTTAGAGCACAAAACCATAGCCCATGCCCATAAAATGCTGGCCAGCGGTGAGGAAAGCCAGCAACTGGAGCACTTCCTGTTGGGAAGCCAGCTGGGGCAGTGCTGCGGCGGTAGCGCCAGCGTCCTGTTTGAATATTTTGCCGCCAGCACGGTGAATATCATGCTGTTCGGCGCCGGCCATGTCGGTAAGGCGCTGGTGAAAATACTGTCGGGTTTGCCGTGCAAGGTACACTGGGTGGACAGCCGGGAGCAGGAGTTTCCGCCTGCTGCCGAGATGCAAACCTATCATAACGTCAAGCAGGTGGTGAGTGAGTTTCCCTGCGATGAAATTTCGGCTATGCCCGCCAATAGCTATTATATCGTTATGACCCATAACCATCAGCTGGATTTCGACTTATGTCAGTCGGTACTGGCGCGGCAGGATTTCCGTTATCTGGGCCTTATCGCCTCGGATACCAAATGGTGCAGATTCAAGCAAAGGTTTAAGCACAGGGATATCGACGAAGGCCAGGTGGCCCGCATGAATTGCCCGATAGGCCTGAGCGCCGTCCCCGGCAAAACCCCGATGGAAGTTGCGGTATCGATCGCGGCAGAAGTCATCGGCCTCTACCACCAAAGCAAACATGACGGGGGTCATGAAAACAGCGGCGGTGCTGGAGATAGAAAAATGCCGGCAGCCAAAAAAAACTCATCCCAGCAGGGGGTACACTGGAAAGAGCTTAAACAGCTGCTGCTTGCCGACGATAAAGGCAGTAGCTGA
- the xdhB gene encoding xanthine dehydrogenase molybdopterin binding subunit: MGGVGRSKKHESADKHVSGEAVYIDDRPELRGQLHAAVGQSQFARARIKRMDLSAVKAAEGVKAVITVKDVPGHVDIGPVFPGDPVLAIDEVEYLGQPLFAVAATSHDLARKAALLAKVEYEELEPVLTVKDALAKQNFVRPPFTMQRGDSAAAIASAKHVLSGEISVGGQEHFYLEGQVSTAEPTEDGGMTIFSSSQHPSEVQKLVAEVLDVPLNKVTVDTRRMGGGFGGKETQAAPWACIAALLANKCRLPVKMKLSRSDDMCLTGKRHPFENNYKVGFDDSGRIQGIDITVNGNCGYSPDLSDAIVDRAMFHSDNAYYLDNARVTGNRCKTNTVSHTAYRGFGGPQGMMTIEMVMDDIARHLGKDPLEIRKINLYGHGERNVTHYHQTVEHNNLDKLINTLEQSSDYQARRQQISEFNRENTVLKKGIALTPVKFGISFTVQHLNQAGALVHIYTDGTIHLNHGGTEMGQGLFTKVAQIVAEEFQVDVDTIGVSATRTDKVPNTSPTAASSGTDLNGKAAQNAAITIKKRLIEFAAGHFSVGEDEVVFANNQVSIGAKTMPFAELIQLAYMNRVSLSSTGYYKTPKIYFDRETAKGRPFFYYANGAAVSEVLIDTLTGEYKLLRADILHDVGKSLNPSIDIGQIEGAFIQGMGWLTTEELMWNDKGRLLSNNPATYKIPAISDAPVEFNVALLPDDPNEEHTVYHSKAVGEPPFMLGISVWSAIKDAVASVAGYRVSPVLDTPATPEKVLWAVQDMQTAAAGKAAEKNGA; the protein is encoded by the coding sequence ATGGGCGGCGTTGGCCGCAGTAAAAAGCACGAAAGCGCCGACAAACATGTCTCGGGCGAGGCGGTTTATATAGACGACAGGCCGGAATTGCGCGGCCAGTTACATGCCGCGGTAGGCCAAAGCCAGTTTGCCCGTGCCCGCATCAAGCGCATGGACTTGAGCGCCGTTAAAGCCGCCGAAGGGGTAAAAGCGGTGATCACGGTAAAAGATGTGCCCGGCCATGTCGATATCGGGCCTGTTTTTCCCGGCGATCCCGTGCTGGCTATAGATGAAGTGGAATACCTGGGGCAGCCGCTGTTTGCGGTGGCGGCCACCAGCCATGACCTGGCGCGAAAGGCGGCCCTGCTTGCCAAAGTGGAATACGAAGAGCTGGAGCCGGTATTGACGGTGAAAGACGCCCTGGCAAAGCAAAACTTTGTCCGTCCGCCTTTTACCATGCAAAGGGGTGATTCGGCTGCGGCCATTGCCTCGGCAAAACATGTGTTAAGCGGCGAGATCAGCGTCGGCGGCCAGGAGCATTTTTATCTTGAAGGCCAGGTTTCCACCGCCGAGCCCACCGAAGATGGCGGCATGACGATTTTCTCCTCGTCCCAGCACCCGAGCGAAGTGCAAAAGCTGGTGGCGGAAGTCCTCGATGTGCCCCTTAATAAAGTAACCGTGGATACCCGGCGTATGGGGGGCGGTTTCGGCGGTAAAGAAACCCAGGCAGCGCCCTGGGCCTGTATTGCCGCCTTGCTGGCGAATAAATGCCGGTTGCCGGTGAAAATGAAGCTAAGCCGCAGCGACGACATGTGTTTAACCGGCAAACGCCATCCTTTTGAAAATAACTACAAGGTGGGGTTTGACGACAGTGGCCGTATCCAGGGCATAGATATTACCGTAAACGGCAACTGCGGTTATTCGCCGGATCTGTCCGATGCCATTGTCGACCGGGCCATGTTCCACTCAGACAATGCCTATTATCTGGACAATGCCAGGGTAACGGGCAACCGTTGTAAAACCAATACCGTTTCCCACACCGCCTACCGCGGTTTTGGCGGCCCCCAGGGCATGATGACCATAGAAATGGTGATGGACGATATCGCCCGCCATCTGGGCAAAGATCCGCTGGAGATCCGTAAAATCAACCTTTACGGCCATGGTGAGCGCAATGTCACCCATTACCATCAAACGGTGGAGCACAATAACCTGGATAAGCTGATCAATACCTTAGAGCAAAGCAGCGACTACCAGGCCCGCCGTCAGCAGATCAGCGAGTTTAACCGGGAAAATACCGTGCTGAAAAAAGGCATTGCCCTGACGCCGGTTAAATTCGGCATTTCCTTTACCGTGCAGCACCTGAACCAGGCGGGCGCCCTGGTGCATATCTACACCGACGGCACTATCCATTTGAACCACGGCGGTACTGAAATGGGGCAGGGGCTGTTTACCAAAGTGGCGCAAATTGTTGCCGAAGAATTCCAGGTGGATGTCGACACCATAGGGGTATCCGCCACCCGCACCGACAAGGTGCCCAATACCTCGCCGACGGCGGCGTCATCCGGTACCGATTTAAACGGCAAGGCGGCGCAAAATGCTGCCATTACCATTAAAAAACGCCTGATTGAATTTGCCGCAGGGCACTTTAGTGTTGGCGAAGATGAGGTGGTGTTTGCCAATAACCAGGTGAGTATCGGCGCAAAAACTATGCCTTTTGCCGAGCTCATCCAGCTGGCTTATATGAACCGGGTATCGCTTTCATCTACCGGTTACTATAAGACCCCGAAAATCTATTTTGACCGTGAAACCGCCAAAGGCCGGCCGTTTTTCTATTATGCCAACGGCGCGGCCGTCTCTGAGGTATTGATCGATACCCTGACCGGGGAATATAAACTGCTGCGCGCCGATATTTTGCATGATGTCGGCAAGTCCCTTAACCCCAGTATCGATATCGGGCAAATCGAAGGGGCCTTTATCCAGGGCATGGGCTGGCTGACCACGGAAGAGCTGATGTGGAACGACAAGGGCCGCCTGCTCAGCAATAACCCGGCAACTTATAAGATCCCTGCCATCAGTGATGCGCCGGTGGAATTTAATGTCGCTCTACTGCCGGACGATCCCAACGAAGAGCATACGGTTTATCATTCAAAAGCCGTGGGTGAACCGCCCTTTATGCTGGGGATCAGCGTCTGGTCCGCCATTAAAGACGCCGTTGCCAGTGTTGCCGGTTACCGGGTAAGTCCGGTGCTGGATACGCCGGCGACCCCGGAAAAAGTGCTGTGGGCGGTGCAGGATATGCAAACAGCCGCTGCAGGCAAAGCGGCAGAAAAGAACGGGGCGTAA
- a CDS encoding phosphopentomutase, whose product MARAIILVVDGFGLGSAPDAEQFGDVSANTFANLADAYFQEKGVPLNIPNLAALGLVQACQQASGRSFPYKGEAPSKGAYGYAAEISTGKDTPSGHWEMAGVPVLFDWGYFHDKENSFPPALLEKIYQKTGIPAILGNCHASGTNIIAELGEEHIRTGTPICYTSADSVFQIAAHEEHFGLEKLYQYCEYVREVLDDMNIGRVIARPFVGTNSNDFERTGNRRDYSVLPPAPTVLDKMAAKGDVISVGKIADIFAHQGITAKTKATGLPALIDATIAHIDSAKDNSIIFTNLVNFDQDYGHRRDPVGYGEALEYLDVRLEDIYQQLRDDDILFLTSDHGCDPTWHGSDHTREYVPVLAYSKGMGSIPLGERNTFADLGQTIAEMFDLEKMAYGDSFFAKIRQ is encoded by the coding sequence GTGGCTCGTGCAATTATTTTAGTTGTGGATGGTTTTGGTCTTGGCAGTGCCCCTGACGCAGAGCAGTTTGGTGATGTATCGGCAAATACTTTTGCCAATCTCGCCGATGCGTATTTTCAAGAAAAGGGTGTACCGTTAAATATTCCCAACCTTGCCGCCCTTGGTTTAGTTCAGGCATGTCAGCAGGCTTCCGGCCGCAGCTTCCCTTATAAAGGTGAAGCGCCGAGCAAAGGCGCCTACGGTTATGCCGCCGAAATCAGCACAGGTAAAGATACCCCCAGCGGTCACTGGGAAATGGCCGGTGTGCCGGTATTGTTTGACTGGGGCTATTTCCACGACAAAGAAAACAGCTTTCCGCCGGCCTTATTGGAAAAGATTTATCAAAAAACCGGCATTCCCGCGATCTTGGGTAACTGCCACGCCTCAGGCACCAACATTATCGCCGAGCTAGGGGAAGAGCATATCCGTACCGGCACCCCGATCTGCTACACCTCGGCAGACAGCGTTTTTCAGATTGCTGCCCATGAAGAACATTTCGGCCTGGAAAAACTTTATCAGTATTGTGAATATGTGCGTGAAGTGCTCGACGACATGAATATCGGCCGGGTGATCGCCCGCCCCTTTGTCGGCACCAACAGCAACGATTTTGAACGTACCGGCAACCGCCGCGATTATTCGGTCTTGCCGCCGGCGCCGACGGTATTGGATAAGATGGCCGCCAAAGGCGACGTTATCAGTGTCGGTAAGATTGCCGACATCTTTGCCCACCAGGGCATCACGGCAAAAACCAAAGCCACCGGCCTGCCGGCCCTGATTGACGCCACCATAGCGCATATCGACAGCGCGAAAGATAACAGCATCATCTTCACCAACCTGGTGAATTTCGATCAGGATTACGGCCACAGGCGCGATCCGGTCGGCTACGGCGAAGCGCTGGAATATCTGGATGTCAGATTGGAAGATATCTACCAGCAGCTGCGCGACGACGATATCCTGTTTTTAACCTCAGATCACGGCTGCGACCCTACCTGGCATGGCAGCGACCATACCCGGGAATATGTGCCGGTACTGGCGTATTCCAAAGGTATGGGCTCAATACCGCTGGGAGAGCGCAATACCTTTGCCGATTTAGGCCAGACCATTGCCGAAATGTTTGATTTGGAAAAAATGGCATACGGCGACTCGTTCTTCGCAAAAATTCGTCAGTAG
- a CDS encoding TonB-dependent receptor: MQTIKKSPVFLCVHAALFAGSLGTSAIASAEEAQDMKLEVIEVTARKRVENVQEVPVSVSAMQGEMLDVYSSAGMDIRFMSAKIPSLSIESSFGRTFPRFYVRGLGNTDFDLNGSQPVSLVVDEVVQENPILKGFPVFDVERVEVLRGPQGTLFGRNTPAGLVKFDSKKPTQEFDGFASYSYGTHNTQDFKGAVGFGLTDKLSTRVSLLKQKRDDYIDNEAPGYEQDNVLGGYDETAGRVQFLWEDGDFTALLNYHFRDLEAKPIVFNANLIESGTNNIRKGFNDEKVFQDAAGNAKQDVETNGGSLKLEYTSDEYVYTSITGYESAEIFSRADVDGGNPAGPGFIPFSSESADAIPDHEQITQEFRVTSLYDGPMNFQAGLFYYFEDLTIESLSYDTTNNSAINGYAVQEQETRAWALFGSMDYQVSDDLKITTGLRYSKDDKEFVAERFTNPTPWNGSPDYIKGEANPDDSHVSWDISANYKVSDDINWFGRIANSFRAPSIQGRILFGDEVTVADSETITSFETGLKTDVLDGRGRINGSVFYYTMDDQQLTAVGGDANFNRLVNADETTGYGFEIDAEFVVTENLLVTGNVSYNNTEINDNDLSIAVCAQCTVTDPLNSDGRAIIDGNSLPHAPEWIANFTARYARELGDGEIFIYTDWSYRSEIDFFLYNSVEFEGKSLLEGGLRTGYAWSGADNDYEVALFARNITDEQVVIGGVDFNNNTGIVNEGRFVGAEFKVNFF, encoded by the coding sequence ATGCAAACCATAAAGAAGTCACCGGTCTTTCTGTGTGTCCACGCAGCCTTGTTCGCCGGTAGTTTAGGTACATCGGCCATCGCCAGTGCTGAAGAAGCACAAGACATGAAGTTAGAGGTCATCGAAGTTACCGCGCGTAAGCGGGTGGAAAACGTGCAGGAAGTCCCTGTTTCCGTTTCTGCCATGCAGGGTGAAATGCTCGATGTCTACAGCTCGGCGGGTATGGATATACGCTTTATGAGCGCGAAAATTCCAAGCCTTTCTATTGAGTCATCTTTTGGCCGTACCTTCCCGCGCTTTTATGTGCGCGGTTTAGGTAATACCGACTTCGATCTGAACGGTTCTCAGCCTGTTTCCCTGGTCGTTGATGAAGTAGTACAGGAAAACCCTATCTTAAAAGGTTTCCCAGTTTTTGACGTAGAACGTGTTGAAGTACTGCGTGGCCCGCAAGGTACCCTGTTCGGCCGTAATACCCCGGCCGGCCTGGTCAAGTTCGACTCGAAAAAGCCTACCCAGGAATTTGACGGCTTCGCCTCTTATTCTTACGGCACCCACAATACCCAGGACTTTAAAGGTGCCGTCGGTTTTGGTTTAACCGACAAGCTTTCTACCCGCGTATCCCTGCTAAAGCAAAAGCGTGACGATTATATCGATAACGAAGCGCCGGGTTATGAACAAGACAACGTGCTTGGCGGCTATGACGAAACGGCCGGCCGTGTCCAGTTCCTGTGGGAAGACGGCGACTTTACCGCCCTGTTGAACTACCACTTCCGCGATTTGGAAGCCAAGCCGATCGTGTTTAATGCCAACCTGATTGAAAGCGGCACCAACAACATCCGCAAAGGTTTCAACGATGAAAAGGTTTTTCAGGACGCAGCCGGAAATGCCAAACAGGACGTGGAAACCAATGGCGGCAGCTTGAAGCTTGAATACACTTCGGATGAATACGTCTATACCTCCATCACAGGTTACGAGAGTGCGGAAATCTTCTCCCGCGCCGATGTTGACGGCGGTAACCCGGCCGGCCCTGGTTTTATTCCTTTCTCATCAGAAAGTGCCGATGCTATCCCGGATCATGAGCAAATCACCCAGGAATTTCGCGTAACCAGCCTTTATGATGGCCCGATGAACTTCCAGGCAGGTCTTTTCTACTACTTTGAAGATCTCACCATTGAAAGCCTGAGCTACGACACCACAAATAACAGTGCCATCAACGGTTACGCCGTTCAGGAGCAGGAAACCCGTGCCTGGGCATTATTCGGCTCTATGGACTACCAGGTATCTGATGATCTGAAAATCACCACAGGTTTACGCTATTCAAAAGACGACAAAGAATTTGTTGCCGAGCGTTTTACCAACCCGACGCCGTGGAACGGCTCGCCTGACTACATCAAAGGTGAAGCCAACCCGGACGACTCCCATGTCAGCTGGGATATCAGCGCCAACTATAAAGTCAGCGACGACATAAACTGGTTCGGCCGTATCGCCAACAGCTTCCGCGCACCTAGTATCCAGGGCCGTATCCTGTTCGGTGATGAAGTGACGGTTGCCGATTCGGAAACCATTACCTCATTTGAAACCGGTTTAAAAACCGATGTACTGGACGGCCGTGGCCGCATTAACGGTTCGGTTTTCTACTACACCATGGATGATCAGCAGCTGACGGCTGTTGGTGGCGACGCCAACTTCAACCGCTTGGTCAATGCCGATGAAACCACAGGTTACGGTTTTGAAATCGATGCCGAATTTGTTGTTACCGAAAACTTACTGGTAACAGGTAACGTCAGTTACAACAATACCGAAATTAACGATAATGACTTATCAATCGCGGTATGTGCCCAGTGTACGGTAACCGACCCGCTTAACAGCGACGGACGCGCCATCATCGACGGCAACAGCCTGCCGCACGCCCCTGAGTGGATCGCTAACTTTACCGCCCGCTACGCCCGTGAACTGGGTGACGGTGAGATCTTCATCTACACCGACTGGTCATATCGCAGCGAAATCGACTTCTTCTTATACAACTCGGTTGAATTTGAAGGCAAGTCGCTGTTAGAAGGTGGCCTGCGTACCGGTTATGCCTGGTCCGGCGCCGATAACGATTACGAAGTTGCCCTGTTCGCACGTAATATCACGGACGAGCAAGTGGTGATCGGTGGTGTCGACTTCAATAACAATACAGGTATTGTTAACGAAGGCCGCTTTGTCGGTGCTGAGTTCAAGGTTAATTTCTTTTAA